In Candidatus Aminicenantes bacterium, the genomic window GTCCCATGGCGACTCCCAGCAGGCATTTTATTACCGAGCGGTGGGTGACCGCGGTTAGCGGGCTGGTCGCGGACTCCGGGAACCATTCCAGGAAATCACGTGCCCGTTGATGCACATTTTGCAGGGATTCACCTCCGGGAAAACGCATGGAGTGGGGATGATTAACCCAGCGTTCCCATGCGCCGGGAAAATCGTGTTGGATGTCAGTTTTGCGTTTTCCGCTCCAATCCCCCAGGTCCAGGTTGTTCAGGCGTTCATCCACGGAAATCGGCAGGCCGGGAAAAGCGAGTCGGGCCGTTTCCTGCGCCCGCTGTAACGGGGAGCAAACCACGGCAAGGGTTTTTGAAAGCGACGTCGCCCTCTGCAGGGCCCTAGCCTGTTCGTTTCCCCGGATGGACAGGGATATCTCCAGGCGTCCACGGAAGATGCCTTCGCGGTTGGAACGGGTTTCACCATGGCGGATCAGGAACAGCACCCGCTGTTGGCCCGCGTTTTTCGCGGTCTTCATGTGATGGCTCCGCGGGTGGTTGGAAACCGCGTGTATTCGCGGTTGTCAATGATCTCAACCAGGGCTTGCACCACCCGATACACCTCTTGGGCCGTGTTGTACAGCGCCACCGGGGCGATACGGATGGTATCGGGGGGGCGGAAATCGGGAATAATGCCGCGTGCTTTCAGGGCGGCGGCGATGCGCAGGCTTTCGTGGTCTCGCGCCAGGGCCACATGGCCGCCCCGGCGGCCGTCTTCTTGGGGATTCACAAT contains:
- a CDS encoding histidine phosphatase family protein, whose protein sequence is MKTAKNAGQQRVLFLIRHGETRSNREGIFRGRLEISLSIRGNEQARALQRATSLSKTLAVVCSPLQRAQETARLAFPGLPISVDERLNNLDLGDWSGKRKTDIQHDFPGAWERWVNHPHSMRFPGGESLQNVHQRARDFLEWFPESATSPLTAVTHRSVIKCLLGVAMGLDSDYFWKFHLDNGSITQLVWEPGRGFTLTALNHTSHLPHLVTEWY